In one window of Nerophis ophidion isolate RoL-2023_Sa linkage group LG05, RoL_Noph_v1.0, whole genome shotgun sequence DNA:
- the trmt6 gene encoding tRNA (adenine(58)-N(1))-methyltransferase non-catalytic subunit TRM6 isoform X1: protein MTDKQDDDDDAMHTINEGDHVVLKRRDIFKAVQIQSRKKVVFEKQWFFLDNAVGHLYNTSFEILPGGNLQLPTKKDTQSSNDAKEAGTDNRNIVDDGKSQKLTRDDIETLKEQGLKGQEIIQQLIDNSSTFRDKTEFAQDKYIKKKKKKYESTVTILKPTCRILALMYHGREPGKICHLRYDTLAQMLTLANIHAGSKVLVFETCAGLVLGAVMERMGGYGSVIQMYPGGGPVRAGVESFGFPTHFHDTLHDFPICHVNALLAGTLDTSAKDSNTDATQPDVAAQKTTTQLETQERDSPEDPRMVTNESSEQSLQNELQRAKEAKAELKRVRQEEKRKRLAAAAAQLQGRNADGLVIASRFHPCPTLMGLIRFLAPSRPFVVYSQYKEPLVECFTKLKEQGGTVNLRLTDTWLRHYQVLPNRTHPVLLMSGGGGYLLSGITVAMERSAPTASSTKILEEPAPKRQKITES, encoded by the exons ATGACGGACAagcaggatgatgatgatgatgccatGCATACGATTAACGAGGGCGACCATGTTGTGCTGAAGCGTAGAGATATTTTCAAAGCTGTGCAAATACAGTCCAGAAA GAAGGTAGTGTTTGAGAAGCAGTGGTTCTTTCTGGACAATGCTGTGGGACATTTGTACAACACCTCTTTTGAAATCTTGCCTGGAGGAAATCTTCAGCTTCCAACAAAAAAGGACACTCAAAGTTCTAATG ATGCAAAGGAGGCGGGCACAGACAACAGGAACATAGTAGATGATGGTAAATCCCAAAAACTGACGAGGGACGACATTGAGACGCTGAAGGAGCAAGGTCTCAAGGGTCAG GAAATCATTCAACAACTTATAGACAACAGCTCCACCTTCAGGGATAAGACGGAATTCGCTCAGGACAAgtacattaaaaagaaaaagaagaa GTATGAAAGTACTGTGACCATTCTGAAGCCAACATGCCGCATACTGGCACTCATGTATCACGGACGAGAGCCGGGAAAGATCTG TCACCTGCGATATGACACACTGGCCCAGATGTTGACCCTGGCCAACATCCACGCAGGTAGCAAAGTGTTGGTGTTTGAAACATGTGCTGGCCTGGTGCTTGGAGCTGTTATGGAAAGAATGGGAG GTTACGGCTCAGTGATCCAAATGTACCCGGGGGGTGGCCCGGTCAGGGCGGGAGTGGAGAGCTTTGGCTTCCCCACTCATTTCCACGACACGCTGCATGACTTCCCCATCTGCCACGTCAACGCTTTGCTGGCAGGTACGCTCGACACCAGTGCCAAGGATTCCAACACTG ATGCAACGCAACCCGATGTGGCGGCACAGAAGACAACAACGCAGCTGGAGACACAAGAGAGGGACAGTCCAGAGGACCCCAGAATGGTGACAAACGAGAGCAGTGAACAAAGTCTACAAAATGAGCTTCAGCGAGCCAAAGAGGCCAAA GCTGAGCTGAAAAGGGTGAGGCAAGAGGAGAAGCGCAAGCGACTGGCGGCAGCGGCGGCCCAGCTTCAGGGCAGGAACGCAGACGG GTTGGTCATCGCCTCTCGCTTCCACCCGTGTCCCACCCTGATGGGCTTGATCAGGTTCTTGGCTCCCTCCAGGCCCTTTGTGGTCTACTCCCAATACAAAGAG CCCCTTGTGGAGTGCTTCACCAAACTCAAGGAGCAAGGCGGAACTGTCAACCTTCGACTCACTGACACGTGGTTAAGGCACTATCAG GTGCTGCCTAACAGGACACACCCGGTGCTGCTGATGAGTGGTGGCGGGGGCTACCTCCTCTCTGGCATCACGGTCGCCATGGAGAGGTCGGCTCCTACCGCAAGCTCCACCAAGATCTTGGAGGAGCCGGCGCCAAAAAGACAGAAAATTACAGAAAGTTGA
- the trmt6 gene encoding tRNA (adenine(58)-N(1))-methyltransferase non-catalytic subunit TRM6 isoform X2: MTDKQDDDDDAMHTINEGDHVVLKRRDIFKAVQIQSRKKVVFEKQWFFLDNAVGHLYNTSFEILPGGNLQLPTKKDTQSSNDAKEAGTDNRNIVDDGKSQKLTRDDIETLKEQGLKGQEIIQQLIDNSSTFRDKTEFAQDKYIKKKKKKYESTVTILKPTCRILALMYHGREPGKICHLRYDTLAQMLTLANIHAGSKVLVFETCAGLVLGAVMERMGGYGSVIQMYPGGGPVRAGVESFGFPTHFHDTLHDFPICHVNALLADATQPDVAAQKTTTQLETQERDSPEDPRMVTNESSEQSLQNELQRAKEAKAELKRVRQEEKRKRLAAAAAQLQGRNADGLVIASRFHPCPTLMGLIRFLAPSRPFVVYSQYKEPLVECFTKLKEQGGTVNLRLTDTWLRHYQVLPNRTHPVLLMSGGGGYLLSGITVAMERSAPTASSTKILEEPAPKRQKITES, translated from the exons ATGACGGACAagcaggatgatgatgatgatgccatGCATACGATTAACGAGGGCGACCATGTTGTGCTGAAGCGTAGAGATATTTTCAAAGCTGTGCAAATACAGTCCAGAAA GAAGGTAGTGTTTGAGAAGCAGTGGTTCTTTCTGGACAATGCTGTGGGACATTTGTACAACACCTCTTTTGAAATCTTGCCTGGAGGAAATCTTCAGCTTCCAACAAAAAAGGACACTCAAAGTTCTAATG ATGCAAAGGAGGCGGGCACAGACAACAGGAACATAGTAGATGATGGTAAATCCCAAAAACTGACGAGGGACGACATTGAGACGCTGAAGGAGCAAGGTCTCAAGGGTCAG GAAATCATTCAACAACTTATAGACAACAGCTCCACCTTCAGGGATAAGACGGAATTCGCTCAGGACAAgtacattaaaaagaaaaagaagaa GTATGAAAGTACTGTGACCATTCTGAAGCCAACATGCCGCATACTGGCACTCATGTATCACGGACGAGAGCCGGGAAAGATCTG TCACCTGCGATATGACACACTGGCCCAGATGTTGACCCTGGCCAACATCCACGCAGGTAGCAAAGTGTTGGTGTTTGAAACATGTGCTGGCCTGGTGCTTGGAGCTGTTATGGAAAGAATGGGAG GTTACGGCTCAGTGATCCAAATGTACCCGGGGGGTGGCCCGGTCAGGGCGGGAGTGGAGAGCTTTGGCTTCCCCACTCATTTCCACGACACGCTGCATGACTTCCCCATCTGCCACGTCAACGCTTTGCTGGCAG ATGCAACGCAACCCGATGTGGCGGCACAGAAGACAACAACGCAGCTGGAGACACAAGAGAGGGACAGTCCAGAGGACCCCAGAATGGTGACAAACGAGAGCAGTGAACAAAGTCTACAAAATGAGCTTCAGCGAGCCAAAGAGGCCAAA GCTGAGCTGAAAAGGGTGAGGCAAGAGGAGAAGCGCAAGCGACTGGCGGCAGCGGCGGCCCAGCTTCAGGGCAGGAACGCAGACGG GTTGGTCATCGCCTCTCGCTTCCACCCGTGTCCCACCCTGATGGGCTTGATCAGGTTCTTGGCTCCCTCCAGGCCCTTTGTGGTCTACTCCCAATACAAAGAG CCCCTTGTGGAGTGCTTCACCAAACTCAAGGAGCAAGGCGGAACTGTCAACCTTCGACTCACTGACACGTGGTTAAGGCACTATCAG GTGCTGCCTAACAGGACACACCCGGTGCTGCTGATGAGTGGTGGCGGGGGCTACCTCCTCTCTGGCATCACGGTCGCCATGGAGAGGTCGGCTCCTACCGCAAGCTCCACCAAGATCTTGGAGGAGCCGGCGCCAAAAAGACAGAAAATTACAGAAAGTTGA